In Candidatus Binataceae bacterium, one genomic interval encodes:
- a CDS encoding CarD family transcriptional regulator, with translation MPLAFKKGEKVVYPAHGVGVIDDIQSKVISGTERKFYMLRILDSEMTIMIPTENVDAVGLRRVIGKEMVTKIYKILRERKVEVDSQTWNRRYREYTEKIKTGSPLEIAKVLRDLLVLKGDKELSFGERKMLDTARSLLVKELSIARAHPEEKIIEELNTIFAT, from the coding sequence ATGCCCCTAGCATTTAAAAAAGGCGAAAAAGTTGTCTACCCGGCTCATGGGGTCGGGGTAATAGATGACATCCAAAGCAAGGTCATCTCGGGAACCGAGCGCAAGTTCTACATGTTGCGCATCCTGGACAGCGAAATGACCATCATGATCCCCACCGAGAACGTCGACGCGGTGGGGTTGCGCCGGGTGATCGGCAAAGAGATGGTTACCAAGATTTACAAGATCTTGCGCGAGCGCAAGGTGGAGGTGGACAGTCAGACCTGGAATCGGCGCTATCGGGAATATACCGAAAAAATCAAAACTGGATCACCGCTTGAAATTGCCAAGGTACTGCGCGATTTACTCGTGCTCAAGGGCGACAAAGAACTCTCTTTTGGCGAGCGCAAGATGCTGGACACTGCGCGCAGCCTGCTAGTCAAGGAGCTATCGATTGCGCGCGCCCATCCCGAAGAGAAAATCATCGAAGAACTCAATACGATCTTCGCTACTTGA
- the ispD gene encoding 2-C-methyl-D-erythritol 4-phosphate cytidylyltransferase, protein MKASAIVVAAGSGLRLGMAQPKALVPLGRDPILYYCLRTLAQVAQISELIISAPPTHLAAVGELAQRAAARLIPTVVSGGAQRQDSVRCAIQRLSPDAELVVIHDAARPFASATLFEACLNAAARVGASLACVPVADTLKEAEGSFVRATRSRQALYQAQTPQAFTRSVLLAAHARAGGDSATDDALLAEQIGQRVEIVMGSPLNFKITTAEDLRLAQALLAGDPELAARFSGADFQT, encoded by the coding sequence GTGAAAGCCTCCGCCATCGTTGTCGCGGCCGGCAGCGGACTGCGTCTGGGGATGGCCCAGCCCAAAGCTTTGGTCCCACTCGGACGCGACCCGATCTTATATTATTGCTTGCGCACGCTGGCCCAGGTGGCCCAGATCAGCGAGCTGATAATCAGCGCGCCCCCCACCCATCTCGCGGCCGTCGGCGAGTTAGCCCAGCGCGCAGCCGCTAGGCTCATTCCAACGGTCGTAAGCGGAGGAGCCCAGCGACAGGATTCCGTCCGCTGCGCTATCCAGCGCCTGAGCCCGGATGCGGAGCTGGTTGTCATTCATGACGCAGCCCGGCCCTTTGCCAGCGCAACGCTGTTTGAGGCGTGTTTGAACGCCGCAGCACGGGTCGGCGCCAGCTTGGCCTGCGTGCCGGTAGCCGACACCCTTAAGGAGGCCGAGGGCAGCTTCGTACGCGCGACCCGCTCACGCCAAGCCTTGTACCAAGCCCAGACCCCGCAGGCCTTCACTCGCTCGGTACTGCTGGCCGCGCACGCCCGCGCCGGCGGCGACAGCGCCACCGACGACGCGCTTTTGGCCGAGCAGATCGGACAGCGGGTGGAAATCGTCATGGGCTCACCGCTCAACTTCAAGATAACTACCGCCGAAGACCTGCGCCTGGCGCAGGCTTTGCTCGCGGGAGATCCGGAATTGGCCGCCCGCTTCTCAGGCGCCGACTTCCAAACCTAG
- a CDS encoding glycosyltransferase family 9 protein: protein MTATASRVLVIFPGALGDLICLGPGLVELARRHRDLELMARGELAQFACGRMGPRRAHSIDRRENAQLFTGSAPAPEAVEFFGAFQQIHSFFGADHADFRAALSRACSGPVHFHRFRPHRRGHVAAAYLRELGFKGSPFGYRLRLRPEDVADGRAELERLGIKRPVLLFPGSGSPKKNWPLERFIALARSLAPSPVLMVLGPAECHFRAALADFPCLIEPTLGCLAGLAQQALGFVGNDSGVSHLAAAAGAPGVVIFGPTSPARWRPLGEVGIVRTKRLDVSWEEVARALHRHLNGCGKRSATLIDLSPPTFEKAGSELSEASR from the coding sequence ATGACCGCAACCGCATCACGAGTATTGGTGATTTTCCCCGGCGCCCTGGGCGACTTGATTTGCCTGGGACCGGGGTTGGTCGAGTTGGCCCGCCGCCATCGCGACCTGGAGCTGATGGCGCGCGGCGAGTTGGCCCAGTTCGCCTGCGGCCGGATGGGGCCACGGCGCGCTCATTCAATTGATCGCCGCGAGAACGCCCAACTCTTTACTGGCTCGGCACCGGCCCCAGAAGCGGTCGAATTTTTTGGCGCTTTTCAACAAATCCATAGTTTTTTCGGCGCGGATCACGCCGATTTCCGCGCTGCCTTGAGCCGCGCCTGTTCCGGCCCGGTCCATTTTCATCGGTTTCGTCCACACCGGCGCGGGCATGTGGCCGCGGCTTATCTACGGGAGCTGGGGTTTAAAGGCTCGCCTTTTGGATATCGCTTGAGGCTGCGCCCGGAGGATGTCGCCGATGGGCGCGCCGAGTTGGAACGGTTAGGAATCAAAAGACCGGTTTTGCTCTTTCCGGGCAGCGGCAGCCCAAAGAAAAATTGGCCGCTGGAACGCTTTATTGCCCTGGCACGAAGCCTCGCTCCCAGTCCTGTGCTGATGGTGTTGGGACCGGCCGAATGCCATTTTCGCGCGGCACTGGCCGATTTTCCCTGCCTGATCGAACCGACCCTGGGATGCCTGGCCGGCTTGGCCCAACAGGCGCTGGGTTTTGTGGGTAACGATTCAGGGGTTTCCCACCTGGCAGCGGCGGCAGGTGCGCCCGGGGTGGTTATATTTGGACCAACGTCACCGGCACGTTGGCGCCCATTAGGCGAGGTTGGCATAGTGCGTACAAAGAGGCTGGACGTATCCTGGGAGGAAGTGGCGCGAGCTTTGCATCGCCATTTGAATGGTTGCGGAAAGCGGTCCGCGACTTTGATAGACTTGAGCCCGCCAACATTTGAGAAGGCGGGTTCGGAGTTAAGCGAGGCATCGAGGTGA
- the larE gene encoding ATP-dependent sacrificial sulfur transferase LarE, which yields MDLSQKLARLKEILRPMPSVMVAFSGGVDSSFLLQVACEVAGARVLALTTTSPTMPEEDFKSATTIAQRIGARHLVIHSNELEIPGYAQNPINRCYLCKSNLFEICEAKAAELGITQIVDGLNLDDLHDYRPGMKAAAERRVRHPLVEAEMTKDDIRQLSRAMGLPTWDRPASPCLSSRFPYGTRITPEGLRQVERGEQLLRELGFPVVRVRHHGEIARLEVARDQMARLLEPELNQQITHEFRQLGFRFVTLDLNGFRSGSLNEGLALMRN from the coding sequence ATGGATTTGTCCCAAAAGTTGGCCCGGCTAAAAGAGATCCTGCGCCCGATGCCCTCCGTGATGGTGGCCTTTTCGGGCGGGGTGGATTCCAGTTTTTTGCTCCAGGTGGCCTGCGAGGTCGCCGGCGCGCGGGTGCTGGCCCTGACTACCACCTCGCCCACCATGCCCGAGGAGGACTTCAAATCGGCCACCACGATTGCCCAGCGCATCGGCGCCCGCCATCTGGTGATCCATTCCAACGAACTGGAAATTCCCGGCTATGCCCAAAATCCGATCAACCGGTGCTACCTGTGCAAGAGCAATTTATTCGAGATCTGCGAGGCTAAAGCCGCCGAGTTGGGAATTACCCAAATCGTCGACGGGCTCAACCTCGATGACCTGCACGATTACCGCCCCGGAATGAAGGCCGCTGCCGAGCGCCGAGTGCGCCACCCGCTGGTCGAGGCGGAAATGACCAAGGACGATATTCGCCAGCTGTCGCGCGCGATGGGGCTGCCGACCTGGGATCGGCCGGCCTCGCCATGCCTCTCCTCGCGCTTTCCTTACGGCACTCGTATCACTCCCGAAGGGCTGCGCCAGGTCGAGCGCGGGGAGCAATTGCTGCGTGAACTGGGCTTCCCGGTGGTGCGCGTGCGCCATCATGGCGAGATTGCCCGCTTGGAAGTGGCGCGCGATCAGATGGCGCGGTTGCTGGAGCCGGAACTAAACCAGCAGATCACGCACGAATTTCGCCAACTGGGTTTTCGCTTCGTGACCCTCGACCTCAATGGCTTCCGCTCGGGTTCGCTCAACGAAGGGCTAGCCTTGATGAGAAATTAA
- the cysK gene encoding cysteine synthase A, with translation MPLSVARSPLDLIGHTPVVRLNRLPGAEDAEVWAKLENYNPGGSLKDRICLAMIERAEREGRLKPGDTIVEPTSGNTGIGLALVAAVKGYKLILTMPDTMSEERRSLLAAYGAQLVLTPDTRGMHGAIAKAEELIARHPDYYMPQQFSNPANPQMHHDCTGPELIEQLEQIDALVAGVGTGGTITGVGGYLREKLGARVRIVAVEPKSSPVLSGGEPGFHKIQGIGAGFVPDNLDTAIYDEIFTVSDEEATHYTRRLARDEGLLVGISSGAACCAALSLARRMGKGKRVAVIFADTGERYLTTDLFQAEGI, from the coding sequence ATGCCACTTAGCGTAGCGCGCTCGCCCTTGGATCTGATTGGGCACACCCCGGTGGTGCGGCTCAATCGTTTGCCCGGAGCCGAAGATGCCGAGGTTTGGGCCAAATTGGAAAATTACAATCCCGGCGGCAGCCTCAAGGACCGGATATGTTTGGCCATGATCGAGCGGGCCGAGCGCGAGGGGCGGCTCAAACCGGGTGATACCATCGTCGAGCCGACCTCGGGCAACACCGGCATCGGTTTGGCTTTGGTGGCCGCGGTCAAGGGTTACAAACTGATCCTGACCATGCCGGATACAATGAGCGAGGAACGCCGTTCCTTGCTGGCGGCCTATGGGGCCCAGTTGGTGCTAACCCCCGATACCCGGGGCATGCATGGCGCCATCGCCAAGGCCGAAGAATTGATCGCGCGCCATCCCGACTATTACATGCCCCAGCAATTTTCCAATCCGGCCAATCCCCAGATGCATCATGATTGCACGGGGCCCGAGCTGATCGAGCAGTTGGAGCAAATCGACGCTTTGGTCGCGGGAGTGGGGACCGGGGGGACCATCACCGGGGTGGGAGGATACCTACGAGAGAAGCTGGGCGCCAGGGTCCGAATCGTCGCGGTCGAACCCAAAAGTTCGCCGGTGCTCTCGGGTGGCGAGCCTGGATTTCATAAAATCCAGGGCATCGGCGCCGGGTTTGTTCCCGACAACCTCGATACCGCCATCTACGATGAAATATTTACGGTCAGCGACGAAGAAGCGACTCACTACACCCGCCGCCTAGCGCGTGACGAAGGGCTGCTGGTGGGGATTTCCTCAGGGGCGGCCTGCTGCGCCGCGCTTAGCCTGGCGCGCCGGATGGGCAAGGGTAAACGGGTGGCGGTAATTTTTGCCGACACCGGCGAGCGCTATCTGACCACCGATTTGTTTCAAGCCGAAGGGATCTGA